The following proteins are co-located in the Pyrococcus abyssi GE5 genome:
- the hjc gene encoding Holliday junction resolvase Hjc: MYRKGASAERELIRKLENLGFAVVRSAGSKKVDIVAGNGSMYLCIEVKATRKTKLYLRKEDVERVVEFAKKFGGKPILAVKFIGVGWRFVVLDNVSSLSISPDDGEPLEVILGVQKKLLEV; encoded by the coding sequence ATGTACAGGAAGGGTGCCAGTGCTGAGAGGGAGCTAATAAGGAAACTTGAAAACCTTGGTTTTGCCGTGGTGAGGTCCGCGGGTAGTAAAAAAGTTGACATAGTTGCAGGGAATGGAAGCATGTACCTTTGCATAGAGGTGAAGGCAACCAGAAAGACTAAGCTATATTTACGTAAAGAAGATGTTGAAAGGGTCGTGGAATTTGCAAAAAAATTTGGAGGAAAACCCATACTAGCGGTTAAGTTCATTGGCGTTGGGTGGAGATTTGTAGTGTTAGATAATGTGAGTAGCTTATCAATTTCGCCGGACGATGGGGAGCCTCTTGAGGTTATATTGGGCGTTCAGAAAAAGCTCCTGGAGGTGTGA
- a CDS encoding DEAD/DEAH box helicase, with the protein MHILLKKAIKEKFRELNRLQIEAFKRISEGKSVLIIAPTGSGKTEAAILPVMNSILKDGLPPISCLYIAPLKALNRDLLERLKWWEAKTGIRIDVRHGDTTQYRRAKQVRNPPHVLITTPETLPALLTVKSLRPYLKNVRFVVVDEVTELIDNKRGAQLILNLKRLSLIADFIRIGLSATVGNEEEVKEWLGVDEIVKPPLKKRYKFKVLFPRPRPEDKELAELLRVDVEVAARLRTLWEIVEKHKRVLVFVNTRQFAEVLAHRLKTWGKPVEVHHGSLSKEARIEAERKLKEGKVKALICTSSMELGIDIGEVDAVIQYMSPRQVNRLIQRAGRSKHRLLEVSEAYIIATGVEDYLQSLIIAKRAIEGKLERIKPYENALDVLAHFIVGLLIEYQKLNVHEPYRMAKETYPYRNLKWEHYLEVINVLEDAGIIRREEGILKLGRRAFKYYFDNLSTIPDEVSYKVVDIGSGKVIGRLDENFVMDLEEGMEFIMHGRSWLVLEIDGENLIIKVRESENIEGAIPSWEGELIPVPYEVAREVGRLRRTLLYDPRKAPDLIKGVEFNGEELELALNSLKQNTLIPSDRDIIITVLPDTVIIHSDLGNKVNEGISRYILGFLYSKYGRVFTAKSQAHSIIIHAPFKMNPNEVKEILLKDYDTKTIISKTIRDSTVYRWKMINVAKRMGALSKRARIRNVQKLFEGTIIEVETLNEVFHDKVDVQKVEEVLKLIAKGEIRITGRILNEPEEIDKEHGTISMEFMVSLHHTDEEIVELFKQRIMDSSIVMVCTNCGFSWETKVGRVINRVRELECPKCGSIMLAPLHPKDAELFKVALKKLKHGEKLSRNEERAYIKGLKAADLLKSYKDKALLALGTYGVGVETASRVLSKASEKELIKELIKLERQYIRTKKFWD; encoded by the coding sequence ATGCACATACTTTTAAAGAAGGCCATAAAGGAGAAATTCAGAGAACTAAACAGGCTTCAAATTGAAGCGTTCAAGAGAATATCCGAGGGAAAGAGCGTTCTGATAATTGCCCCCACGGGTAGTGGGAAAACAGAGGCTGCGATACTCCCAGTCATGAATTCTATCCTTAAAGATGGTTTGCCTCCAATATCATGCCTTTATATAGCTCCTCTAAAGGCCTTGAACAGGGATCTCCTCGAGAGGCTTAAGTGGTGGGAGGCAAAAACTGGAATAAGGATAGACGTGAGGCACGGCGACACTACCCAATACAGGAGAGCCAAACAGGTTAGAAACCCACCCCATGTCCTAATAACAACTCCCGAAACTTTGCCGGCCCTCCTCACGGTGAAGTCATTAAGGCCCTACCTAAAGAATGTAAGATTCGTTGTCGTTGATGAGGTGACTGAGTTAATCGACAATAAGAGGGGTGCCCAATTAATCCTTAACTTAAAAAGATTATCCCTAATAGCTGACTTCATAAGGATCGGTCTTTCCGCAACCGTTGGAAATGAGGAGGAAGTTAAGGAATGGCTAGGTGTTGATGAAATTGTTAAACCTCCCCTCAAAAAGAGGTACAAGTTTAAAGTTTTGTTCCCAAGGCCTAGACCCGAGGATAAGGAACTTGCAGAGCTTTTAAGGGTAGATGTAGAAGTTGCGGCAAGACTTAGGACGCTTTGGGAAATAGTGGAGAAACATAAGAGAGTCCTCGTATTCGTGAATACTAGGCAATTTGCAGAAGTACTCGCCCACAGGCTTAAAACATGGGGTAAGCCAGTTGAAGTTCATCACGGAAGCTTATCTAAGGAAGCTAGGATAGAGGCAGAACGAAAGCTGAAGGAGGGGAAGGTAAAAGCCCTTATATGCACATCGTCAATGGAGCTTGGAATAGACATTGGAGAGGTAGATGCCGTAATTCAGTACATGAGCCCTAGACAAGTAAACAGACTGATCCAAAGGGCGGGAAGAAGTAAGCACAGGCTCCTTGAAGTTAGCGAGGCATATATAATAGCTACTGGAGTAGAGGATTACCTTCAGAGTCTGATCATAGCTAAGAGGGCCATCGAAGGAAAGCTAGAGAGGATAAAGCCCTATGAAAACGCTCTGGATGTTTTGGCTCACTTCATCGTAGGTCTGCTAATAGAGTACCAGAAGCTCAACGTCCATGAGCCTTACAGGATGGCAAAGGAGACTTATCCCTATAGAAACCTTAAATGGGAACATTACCTAGAGGTGATTAACGTCCTCGAGGATGCCGGGATTATAAGGAGGGAAGAAGGGATATTAAAGCTGGGAAGGAGAGCGTTTAAGTACTATTTTGACAACCTCTCCACGATACCAGATGAAGTTAGCTATAAGGTCGTTGACATTGGCTCTGGAAAAGTGATAGGTAGGCTTGATGAGAACTTCGTTATGGACCTTGAAGAGGGCATGGAATTCATAATGCATGGAAGGAGTTGGCTAGTCCTGGAGATAGATGGGGAAAACTTAATCATCAAGGTCAGGGAAAGTGAGAACATTGAAGGTGCAATCCCAAGCTGGGAGGGCGAGCTGATTCCAGTTCCATACGAGGTGGCAAGGGAGGTAGGAAGGCTAAGGAGAACCTTACTCTATGATCCTAGAAAAGCTCCCGATCTCATTAAAGGAGTTGAATTCAACGGGGAGGAGCTTGAACTTGCCTTGAACTCTTTAAAGCAAAATACTTTGATACCCAGTGACAGGGATATCATAATAACAGTCCTTCCAGACACTGTGATAATCCACTCCGATCTTGGGAACAAGGTAAACGAGGGTATAAGCAGGTACATCCTTGGATTCCTTTATTCTAAGTATGGAAGGGTGTTTACGGCTAAATCCCAGGCCCACTCTATAATCATACATGCGCCATTCAAGATGAATCCCAACGAGGTAAAGGAGATACTGCTAAAAGATTATGATACTAAAACTATCATTTCAAAAACAATAAGGGATAGCACCGTCTATAGGTGGAAGATGATAAACGTTGCAAAGAGAATGGGAGCGTTGTCAAAGAGGGCAAGGATAAGGAATGTTCAGAAGCTGTTTGAAGGGACAATTATAGAAGTCGAAACTCTGAATGAGGTATTCCATGATAAAGTCGACGTTCAAAAAGTAGAGGAAGTTTTGAAGTTAATAGCAAAGGGCGAAATTAGAATAACTGGAAGGATATTAAATGAACCTGAAGAGATCGATAAAGAGCATGGAACCATAAGCATGGAATTCATGGTCTCGTTGCATCACACGGATGAGGAAATAGTTGAACTGTTTAAACAGAGGATAATGGATAGTTCCATAGTTATGGTGTGCACGAATTGTGGTTTTTCCTGGGAGACAAAAGTTGGTCGAGTTATAAATAGGGTCAGGGAACTTGAGTGCCCCAAGTGTGGCTCGATCATGCTTGCCCCACTTCACCCAAAGGATGCCGAGTTATTCAAGGTTGCTCTTAAGAAGCTTAAACATGGTGAAAAGTTATCTAGGAATGAAGAAAGGGCCTACATTAAAGGCCTAAAAGCCGCTGATCTATTGAAAAGCTATAAGGATAAAGCTTTATTAGCGCTGGGGACGTATGGGGTAGGCGTTGAAACGGCTAGTAGAGTTCTCTCGAAGGCTAGTGAGAAGGAGTTAATTAAGGAACTTATTAAACTTGAAAGGCAGTATATCAGAACCAAGAAGTTTTGGGATTAA